In Carya illinoinensis cultivar Pawnee chromosome 6, C.illinoinensisPawnee_v1, whole genome shotgun sequence, a single genomic region encodes these proteins:
- the LOC122313803 gene encoding uncharacterized protein LOC122313803 has protein sequence MALEWVVLGYAAGAEAIMVLLLTIPGLDGIRKGLIAVTRNLLKPLLSVVPFCLFLLMDIYWKYETRPHCESPDSCSPSEQLRHQKSIIKSQRNALLIAAALIFYWILYSVTGLVVRIEQLNQRLKARRD, from the coding sequence ATGGCACTTGAGTGGGTTGTGCTAGGCTACGCGGCGGGTGCCGAGGCCATCATGGTTCTCCTGCTTACCATCCCGGGGCTGGATGGGATCCGTAAGGGGCTCATCGCCGTCACTCGTAACCTTCTGAAGCCGTTGCTGTCGGTGGTTCCGTTCTGCCTTTTCCTGCTCATGGACATATACTGGAAGTACGAGACCAGACCCCACTGCGAGTCTCCTGACTCCTGCAGCCCCTCTGAGCAACTCCGCCACCAGAAGTCCATCATCAAGAGCCAGCGCAACGCCCTACTCATCGCCGCCGCTCTCATCTTCTACTGGATCCTCTATTCCGTCACCGGTCTCGTCGTCAGGATCGAGCAGCTTAACCAGCGCCTTAAGGCTCGCCGGGACTGA